A single region of the Oncorhynchus keta strain PuntledgeMale-10-30-2019 chromosome 4, Oket_V2, whole genome shotgun sequence genome encodes:
- the si:dkey-6i22.5 gene encoding polyamine-modulated factor 1, with protein MEETGETTQEEIRHKGDKSSGDNVEDPSSNATGDVSSPSSGHGNDSRRSDGAEPRRNRLLLFNKVMEKSLQKFISDASFHRFAHTFHPFYQKNPQVTENIHKQFIEDLQRTIQDDINKLIEEGELQCKLDELNKLEESAKDSQDPAWRPSGVPEQDLCSFVTPYYLKQEAYLRRELKKILQENAVLAQRVQAGREGITQTEQRIATAVDEWKAPAQTAFAEFQALSSFLCPPATFDV; from the exons ATGGAAGAAACTGGTGAAACAACTCAGGAGGAAATTCGTCACAAAGGTGATAAAAGTTCAGGAGATAATGTGGAGGATCCGTCTAGTAATGCAACAGGAGATGTTTCGTCTCCGTCGTCGGGTCATGGAAATGATTCTCGCCGGTCAGACGGAGCCGAGCCCCGGAGGAACAGGCTATTGCTGTTCAACAAAGTAATGGAGAAGAGCCTACAGAAGTTTATATCCGATGCAAG TTTTCACAGATTTGCCCACACGTTCCATCCGTTCTACCAGAAGAACCCACAGGTGACAGAGAACATCCACAAGCAGTTCATAGAAGACCTACAGAGGACTATACAG GATGACATCAATAAACTGATCGAAGAGGGGGAGCTACAGTGCAAACTGGATGAGCTGAACAAACTGGAAGAATCTGCTAAGGACAGCCAAGACCCTGCATG GCGTCCCAGTGGAGTGCCTGAGCAGGACCTGTGTAGTTTTGTGACACCATACTACCTGAAGCAGGAGGCTTACCTGCGGAGGGAGCTGAAAAAGATTCTGCAGGAGAATGCTGTGCTGGCTCAGAGggtgcaggcaggcagggagggcatCACTCAGACCGAACAGCGCATTGCAACAGCTGTGGACGAGTGGAAG GCACCTGCACAGACAGCTTTTGCCGAGTTCCAAGcgctctcttccttcctctgccctccTGCGACCTTTGATGTTTAA
- the tmx2a gene encoding thioredoxin-related transmembrane protein 2-A, which translates to MKNRIDITIEQHAGNLFMFSKVANVILFFRLDIRLGFLYFLLCIGIGLRFGKIDSGRYGAVAQRYKVSTSSLAKQLPSLVLFQSGREVMRCPMVDNKFRAVSWTFSEEKIIRDFNLNKLFEASKKIKKGCGVKGEDQNPSLPDKGSEERQPEPDTPAESKKDQ; encoded by the exons ATGAAGAACAGGATAGACA TCACCATAGAGCAGCATGCAGGGAACCTGTTTATGTTCAGTAAGGTGGCCAACGTTATCCTCTTCTTCAGGCTGGACATCAGACTGGGCTTCCTCTACTTCTTACTGTGCATTG gtaTTGGACTGCGGTTTGGGAAGATAGATTCTGGCCGGTACGGAGCGGTGGCTCAGAG GTACAAGGTTAGCACCTCCTCTCTGGCCAAGCAGCTCCCTTCATTGGTGCTTTTCCAGTCAGGGCGGGAGGTCATGAGGTGTCCAATGGTGGACAATAAGTTTCGAGCTGTGTCCTGGACTTTCAGCGAG GAAAAAATCATACGTGACTTCAACCTGAACAAGCTCTTCGAGGCATCTAAGAAGATAAAGAAGGGTTGTGGTGTGAAAGGAGAGGACCAGAACCCCTCACTACCAGACAAGGGCAGCGAAGAACGCCAACCTGAACCAGACACCCCAGCAGAGAGCAAGAAAGACCAGTAG
- the LOC118378144 gene encoding LOW QUALITY PROTEIN: palmitoyltransferase ZDHHC5-B-like (The sequence of the model RefSeq protein was modified relative to this genomic sequence to represent the inferred CDS: deleted 2 bases in 1 codon; substituted 1 base at 1 genomic stop codon), whose amino-acid sequence MPGFSSGGLGGEVGGPASSSPRRFHPSRYVPVSAATTFLVASTTLFFCFTCPWLSEHVSSVVPIYNAVVFLFTLANFCMATFMDPGVFPRAEEDEDKEDDFRAPLYKTVDIKGIQVRMKWCSSCRFYRPPRCSHCSVCDNCVEDFDHHCPWVNNCIGRRNYRHFFLFLLSLTIHIMGVFGFGLLYVLHHQHQLDRVHSAVTMATMCVAGLFFIPVAGLTGFHMVLVARGRTTNEQVTGKFRGGVNPFTNGCLRNISHVLCSAQAPRYVGRWRGKHTAEVQPPFLRPPLSEAQLEAKVLDNGIQNDCHSTRSKSSLEQMESQSADAEPPPPPKPELRYPGLPRADTEESSLLSDGPPTPSMYKYRPAYSSPQMNHTAPTHQNKMIRGDSLDSPSILQSSCQPSYRSEPSTLDGGRXGVGVHKGGRERGEGPGGTSGTGGGVSGGISGYSLGGRSYTSYPSSLVLSTGGSLSSSMRSAHTHHNTLGTLQSEGTTDTSYKSLANQTPRNGSLSYDSLLTPSESPEFESAAHELSPQKPHTPAAFPPVTTFSLPAPRVGDAPLQGYTSPFLSAQMAQQREGQLLQGSASFSSPHRAYLRAISPPLPTPPPHTAHPETPHLLHRDTRHPHLRASSSRPLPPVSEQPSPSSPRACSPDPPVSPPPRGPSLGQSLSYTREAGLQHKARPMGGGGLSGGGGIGGTQAPQSTSRPGLANHSTSKPGGGVKKVTGVGGTTYEISV is encoded by the exons atgcCGGGGTTTAGTAGTGGGGGGCTAGGGGGAGAAGTGGGTGGCCCCGCCTCTTCTTCTCCCCGTCGATTCCACCCCAGCCGCTATGTACCCGTCTCCGCGGCAACCACCTTTCTGGTCGCCTCCACCACACTCTTCTTCTGCTTCAC gTGTCCGTGGTTGTCAGAGCATGTCTCCTCCGTCGTTCCCATCTATAAcgctgtggtcttcctcttcacCCTCGCCAACTTCTGCATGGCCACCTTTATGGACCCTGGGGTCTTTCCCAGAG CGGAAGAGGATGAGGATAAAGAGGATGATTTCCGCGCTCCGCTCTATAAGACAGTGGATATCAAGGGCATTCAGGTCCGGATGAAGTGGTGTTCCAGCTGCCGCTTCTACAGACCGCCCCGCtgttcacactgctctgtgtgtgacaactgtgtggag GACTTTGACCACCACTGCCCATGGGTCAACAACTGTATTGGGCGAAGGAACTACCGTCACTTTTTCCTGTTCCTGTTGTCCCTGACGATCCACATCATGGGTGTGTTCGGCTTCGGCCTGCTCTACGTCCTCCACCACCAGCACCAGCTGGACAGGGTTCACTCCGCTGTCAC TATGGCTACAATGTGTGTTGCTGGCCTCTTCTTCATCCCAGTAGCAGGTCTTACTGGTTTCCACATGGTACTGGTAGCTCGGGGTAGGACCACTAACGAGCAG gtcacAGGGAAGTTTAGGGGCGGCGTTAACCCTTTCACCAATGGCTGTCTGAGGAACATCTCACACGTGCTCTGTAGCGCTCAGGCTCCCAG GTATGTGGGGCGGTGGCGGGGCAAACACACAGCGGAGGTGCAGCCTCCCTTCCTCCGCCCTCCTCTCTCCGAGGCCCAGCTAGAAGCCAAAGTCCTGGACAATGGCATCCAGAACGACTGCCACAGCaccagg TCTAAGAGCAGTTTAGAGCAGATGGAGAGCCAGTCAGCTGATGCAGAGCCTCCACCTCCTCCCAAACCGGAGCTCCGCTACCCTGGTCTGCCCCGCGCTGACACCGAGG AGAGCAGCTTGCTGTCTGATGGTCCGCCCACTCCATCTATGTACAAGTACCGGCCGGCGTATAGCAGCCCACAGATGAACCACACAGCTCCAACACACCAAAACAAG atgattCGTGGGGACAGTCTggactctccctccatcctccagtcGAGTTGCCAGCCCAGCTATCGGTCTGAGCCCAGCACCCTTGATGGGGGTCGATAA GGTGTGGGGGTGCATAAGGGGGGAAGGGAAAGGGGCGAGGGCCCCGGGGGAACCAGCGGGACGGGTGGTGGCGTCTCGGGGGGCATCTCCGGGTACTCCCTAGGGGGGCGGTCGTACACTTCCTACCCCTCATCTCTTGTGTTGTCCACCGGTGGCTCCCTCTCCTCCAGCATGCGCTCTGCCCACACGCACCACAATACTCTGGGCACGCTCCAATCAGAGGGCACCACCGACACCAGCTACAAGAGCCTGGCCAATCAGACACCTCGGAATGGCAGCCTGTCCTACGACAGCCTGCTGACACCGTCCGAGAGCCCAGAGTTTGAATCGGCTGCTCATGAGCTGTCCCCCCAGAAGCCCCACACCCCCGCAGCGTTTCCCCCGGTGACGACCTTCTCCTTGCCGGCCCCCAGGGTCGGGGATGCGCCCCTGCAGGGGTACACCTCGCCCTTCCTCTCTGCACAGATGGCCCAGCAGAGAGAGGGCCAGCTGCTCCAGGGCTctgcctctttctcctccccccacAGGGCGTACCTTCGCGCCATCAGCCCGCCCCTGCCGACTCCTCCCCCACACACTGCTCACCCCGAGACACCGCACCTCCTCCACCGGGACACCAGACACCCACACCTTCGTGCCTCCTCCTCTCGCCCCCTTCCTCCCGTCTCTGAACAGCCCTCCCCGTCCTCCCCCCGTGCCTGTTCCCCTGACCCCCCTGTGTCCCCCCCGCCCCGAGGCCCCTCCCTGGGGCAGTCTCTCTCCTACACCCGAGAGGCAGGGCTCCAGCACAAGGCTCGGCCAATGGGAGGAGGTGGTTTGTCGGGAGGGGGCGGAATCGGAGGGACCCAGGCTCCACA ATCCACATCTCGTCCAGGCTTGGCCAATCACAGTACATCTAAACCAGGGGGCGGGGTGAAAAAGGTGACTGGCGTCGGAGGGACAACCTATGAGATATCGGTTTGA